A single genomic interval of Heliangelus exortis chromosome 11, bHelExo1.hap1, whole genome shotgun sequence harbors:
- the SEMA6D gene encoding semaphorin-6D isoform X5 codes for MRLPLLCASMMLMSLSQCQAVSFPEDEDPINVVDYHYSRQYPVFRGRPSGNESQHRLDFQLMLKIRDTLYIAGRDQVYTVNLNEVPKSEVTPSKRLTWRSRQQDRENCAMKGKHKDECHNFIKVFVPRNDEMVFVCGTNAFNPMCRYYRLNTLEYDGEEISGLARCPFDARQTNVALFADGKLYSATVADFLASDAVIYRSMGDGSALRTIKYDSKWIKEPHFLHAIEYGNYVYFFFREIAVEHNTLGKAVYSRVARICKNDMGGSQRVLEKHWTSFLKARLNCSVPGDSFFYFDVLQSITDIIEINGVPTVVGVFTTQLNSIPGSAVCAFSMDDIEKVFKGRFKEQKTPDSVWTAVPEDKVPKPRPGCCAKHGLAEAYKTSIDFPDETLSFIKSHPLMDSAVPSVIEEPWFTKTRVRYRLTAIAVDHAAGPYQNYTVIFVGSEAGIILKILAKTRPFSLNDSVLLEEIEAYNHAKCNAESEEDRRVISLQLDRDHHALFVAFSSCVIRLPLSRCERHGSCKKACIASRDPYCGWLDQETCGRVTPGMLFSLFVSYNHSTGGYVQDVEYGNTAQLGDCHEILPTTATPDYKIFGDPTSGVRWEVQSGESNQMVHMNVLITCVFAAFVLGAFIAGVAVYCYRDIFVRKSRKIHKDAESAQSCTDSSGSFAKLNGLFDSPVKEYQQNIDSPKLYTNLLTSRKELPPTGDTKSMMMDHRGQPPELAALPTPESTPVLQQKTLQAMKSQSDKAHGNLSASRKETPLKSPQFFPSSPPPHSPLSHGHIPSAIVLPNATHDYNTSFSNSNAHKADKKMQHIDHPLTKPSSKRDHRRSVDSRNTLNDFLKHLNEATSNPKAIMGDIQVAHQTLMLDPMGNMSEIPPKVPNREASLYSPPSTLPRNSPTKRVDVPTTPAVPMTSLERQRGYHKNSSQRHSISALPKNLNSPNGVLLSRQPSVPRGGYMPPSAGTKMDYMQGTPVSGHLQPSLSRQSSYTSNGTLPRTGIKRTPSLKPDVPPKPSFVPQTTSVRPLNKYSY; via the exons ATGAGGCTTCCTCTGCTTTGTGCCTCCATGATGCTGATGAGTCTGTCCCAGTGCCAAGCTGTCAGCTTCCCTGAAGATGAGGACCCCATTAATGTTGTTGACTACCACT ATTCAAGGCAATATCCAGTATTTAGAGGACGCCCTTCAGGCAATGAATCTCAGCACAGACTGGACTTCCAACTGATGCTGAAAATTCGAGACACACTTTATATTGCTGGCAG GGACCAAGTTTACACTGTAAACTTAAATGAAGTTCCAAAATCAGAAGTTACTCCAAGCAAG AGATTAACATGGAGGTcaaggcagcaggacagagagaACTGTGCTATGAAAGGCAAACATAAA GACGAATGCCATAATTTCATTAAAGTCTTTGTTCCAAGAAATGATGAGATGGTGTTTGTCTGTGGGACAAATGCATTTAACCCTATGTGCAGATACTATCGG ctGAATACCTTAGAGTATGATGGGGAGGAAATTAGTGGTTTGGCAAGATGCCCATTTGATGCCAGACAAACCAATGTCGCCCTCTTTGCTG ATGGAAAATTGTATTCGGCAACAGTAGCAGACTTCCTGGCAAGTGATGCTGTTATTTATCGCAGCATGGGGGATGGATCTGCCCTAAGAACAATAAAATATGATTCCAAATGGATAAAAG AACCACACTTCCTCCATGCCATAGAATACGGGAACTACGTTTATTTCTTCTTCCGAGAAATTGCTGTAGAGCACAACACTTTAGGCAAG GCTGTGTATTCCCGTGTGGCTCGGATATGCAAAAATGACATGGGGGGGTCCCAGAGAGTCCTGGAAAAACACTGGACATCGTTTCTGAAAGCTCGGCTCAACTGCTCAGTTCCTGGGGATTCATTCTTCTACTTTGATGTCCTGCAGTCTATTACAGACATTATAGAAATCAATGGAGTCCCCACAGTTGTCGGTGTATTCACCACACAGCTTAACAG CATCCCTGGTTCAGCAGTGTGTGCTTTCAGCATGGATGACATTGAGAAAGTCTTCAAAGGGAGatttaaagaacaaaagacTCCTGACTCTGTTTGGACAGCTGTACCCGAAGACAAAGTACCAAAGCCAAG ACCCGGCTGCTGTGCAAAACACGGCCTAGCAGAGGCTTACAAAACCTCCATTGATTTCCCAGACGAAACACTCTCCTTCATCAAATCTCATCCTTTGATGGACTCAGCTGTTCCCTCAGTCATTGAGGAGCCCTGGTTTACCAAAACACGTGTCAG ATACAGATTGACAGCAATCGCTGTAGACCACGCTGCTGGACCCTACCAGAACTACACAGTCATATTTGTTGGCTCTGAAGCAGGGATAATACTTAAAATCTTGGCAAAGACACGGCCTTTTTCTTTGAATGACAGTGTATTACTGGAAGAGATTGAAGCATATAATCATGCAAA GTGTAATGCTGAGAGCGAGGAGGACAGAAGAGTCATTTCCCTTCAGCTCGACAGAGACCACCATGCTCTGTTTGTGGCATTCTCCAGCTGTGTCATCAGACTTCCTCTGAGTCGGTGCGAGCGTCACGGGTCATGTAAAAA gGCATGTATTGCTTCACGGGACCCCTACTGTGGCTGGCTAGACCAGGAGACCTGTGGACGGGTGACCCCAGGCATGCT GTTCTCTTTGTTTGTTTCATACAACCACAGCACTGGAGGATATGTGCAAGATGTGGAGTACGGCAACACTGCGCAGCTTGGGGACTGCCATG AAATTTTGCCTACTACAGCTACACCAGATTACAAAATATTTGGCGACCCAACATCtg GTGTGAGGTGGGAAGTACAATCAGGAGAGTCCAACCAAATGGTACATATGAATGTCCTAATCACTTGtgtctttgctgcttttgtccTGGGAGCCTTTATTGCGGGAGTGGCCGTTTACTGCTACCGGGATATATTTGTACGGAAATccagaaaaatccacaaagaTGCAGAATCAGCCCAGTCCTGTACTGACTCCAGTGGGAGCTTTGCTAAACTGAATGGGCTGTTTGACAGTCCTGTCAAGGAATATCAACAAAACATTGATTCACCCAAACTTTACACAAACCTGTTGACCAGCAGAAAGGAGCTGCCACCGACCGGTGACACCAAGTCCATGATGATGGACCACAGGGGACAACCTCCAGAATTAGCTGCACTTCCAACTCCTGAATCCACACCAGTTCTTCAGCAGAAGACTCTGCAGGCTATGAAAAGTCAGTCAGACAAAGCACACGGTAACCTCAGTGCTTCAAGGAAGGAAACTCCACTAAAAAGTCCTcagttttttccttccagccctcCGCCTCACTCTCCTCTGAGTCACGGACATATTCCGAGTGCTATCGTCCTTCCCAATGCCACCCACGACTACAATACATCTTTCTCAAATTCTAATGCACACAAGGCAGACAAAAAGATGCAACATATTGATCATCCACTTACAAAACCATCCAGCAAAAGAGACCACAGGAGATCTGTTGATTCCAGGAACACCCTGAATGATTTTCTGAAACACTTAAATGAAGCTACTAGTAACCCCAAAGCAATTATGGGAGATATTCAAGTGGCCCACCAGACTTTAATGCTGGATCCAATGGGAAATATGTCTGAGATCCCACCAAAGGTTCCTAACAGGGAGGCATCTTTATACTCTCCTCCCTCAACTCTTCCAAGGAACAGCCCCACAAAACGAGTGGACGTTCCCACCACTCCCGCAGTCCCAATGACCTCTTTGGAAAGGCAGAGAGGTTACCacaaaaattcttcacagaggCATTCGATATCTGCCCTTCCTAAAAACTTAAACTCACCAAATGGTGTTTTGTTATCCAGACAGCCCAGTGTTCCCCGGGGGGGGTACATGCCCCCCTCAGCAGGCACAAAGATGGACTACATGCAAGGGACGCCGGTCAGCGGTCACCTCCAGCCCTCCCTGTCCCGGCAAAGCAGCTACACGAGCAATGGCACCCTGCCTCGTACAGGAATAAAGAGGACACCCTCCTTAAAACCTGACGTGCCACCCAAACCCTCATTTGTTCCTCAGACAACTTCAGTCAGACCACTGAACAAATACAGTTACTAG
- the SEMA6D gene encoding semaphorin-6D isoform X1: MRLPLLCASMMLMSLSQCQAVSFPEDEDPINVVDYHYSRQYPVFRGRPSGNESQHRLDFQLMLKIRDTLYIAGRDQVYTVNLNEVPKSEVTPSKRLTWRSRQQDRENCAMKGKHKDECHNFIKVFVPRNDEMVFVCGTNAFNPMCRYYRLNTLEYDGEEISGLARCPFDARQTNVALFADGKLYSATVADFLASDAVIYRSMGDGSALRTIKYDSKWIKEPHFLHAIEYGNYVYFFFREIAVEHNTLGKAVYSRVARICKNDMGGSQRVLEKHWTSFLKARLNCSVPGDSFFYFDVLQSITDIIEINGVPTVVGVFTTQLNSIPGSAVCAFSMDDIEKVFKGRFKEQKTPDSVWTAVPEDKVPKPRPGCCAKHGLAEAYKTSIDFPDETLSFIKSHPLMDSAVPSVIEEPWFTKTRVRYRLTAIAVDHAAGPYQNYTVIFVGSEAGIILKILAKTRPFSLNDSVLLEEIEAYNHAKCNAESEEDRRVISLQLDRDHHALFVAFSSCVIRLPLSRCERHGSCKKACIASRDPYCGWLDQETCGRVTPGMLFSLFVSYNHSTGGYVQDVEYGNTAQLGDCHEILPTTATPDYKIFGDPTSDMEFSSASITTMASIPVISPKVIGSWKPKVTGSRKFVVQDDPNTSDYSDPLSGVPKGVRWEVQSGESNQMVHMNVLITCVFAAFVLGAFIAGVAVYCYRDIFVRKSRKIHKDAESAQSCTDSSGSFAKLNGLFDSPVKEYQQNIDSPKLYTNLLTSRKELPPTGDTKSMMMDHRGQPPELAALPTPESTPVLQQKTLQAMKSQSDKAHGNLSASRKETPLKSPQFFPSSPPPHSPLSHGHIPSAIVLPNATHDYNTSFSNSNAHKADKKMQHIDHPLTKPSSKRDHRRSVDSRNTLNDFLKHLNEATSNPKAIMGDIQVAHQTLMLDPMGNMSEIPPKVPNREASLYSPPSTLPRNSPTKRVDVPTTPAVPMTSLERQRGYHKNSSQRHSISALPKNLNSPNGVLLSRQPSVPRGGYMPPSAGTKMDYMQGTPVSGHLQPSLSRQSSYTSNGTLPRTGIKRTPSLKPDVPPKPSFVPQTTSVRPLNKYSY; this comes from the exons ATGAGGCTTCCTCTGCTTTGTGCCTCCATGATGCTGATGAGTCTGTCCCAGTGCCAAGCTGTCAGCTTCCCTGAAGATGAGGACCCCATTAATGTTGTTGACTACCACT ATTCAAGGCAATATCCAGTATTTAGAGGACGCCCTTCAGGCAATGAATCTCAGCACAGACTGGACTTCCAACTGATGCTGAAAATTCGAGACACACTTTATATTGCTGGCAG GGACCAAGTTTACACTGTAAACTTAAATGAAGTTCCAAAATCAGAAGTTACTCCAAGCAAG AGATTAACATGGAGGTcaaggcagcaggacagagagaACTGTGCTATGAAAGGCAAACATAAA GACGAATGCCATAATTTCATTAAAGTCTTTGTTCCAAGAAATGATGAGATGGTGTTTGTCTGTGGGACAAATGCATTTAACCCTATGTGCAGATACTATCGG ctGAATACCTTAGAGTATGATGGGGAGGAAATTAGTGGTTTGGCAAGATGCCCATTTGATGCCAGACAAACCAATGTCGCCCTCTTTGCTG ATGGAAAATTGTATTCGGCAACAGTAGCAGACTTCCTGGCAAGTGATGCTGTTATTTATCGCAGCATGGGGGATGGATCTGCCCTAAGAACAATAAAATATGATTCCAAATGGATAAAAG AACCACACTTCCTCCATGCCATAGAATACGGGAACTACGTTTATTTCTTCTTCCGAGAAATTGCTGTAGAGCACAACACTTTAGGCAAG GCTGTGTATTCCCGTGTGGCTCGGATATGCAAAAATGACATGGGGGGGTCCCAGAGAGTCCTGGAAAAACACTGGACATCGTTTCTGAAAGCTCGGCTCAACTGCTCAGTTCCTGGGGATTCATTCTTCTACTTTGATGTCCTGCAGTCTATTACAGACATTATAGAAATCAATGGAGTCCCCACAGTTGTCGGTGTATTCACCACACAGCTTAACAG CATCCCTGGTTCAGCAGTGTGTGCTTTCAGCATGGATGACATTGAGAAAGTCTTCAAAGGGAGatttaaagaacaaaagacTCCTGACTCTGTTTGGACAGCTGTACCCGAAGACAAAGTACCAAAGCCAAG ACCCGGCTGCTGTGCAAAACACGGCCTAGCAGAGGCTTACAAAACCTCCATTGATTTCCCAGACGAAACACTCTCCTTCATCAAATCTCATCCTTTGATGGACTCAGCTGTTCCCTCAGTCATTGAGGAGCCCTGGTTTACCAAAACACGTGTCAG ATACAGATTGACAGCAATCGCTGTAGACCACGCTGCTGGACCCTACCAGAACTACACAGTCATATTTGTTGGCTCTGAAGCAGGGATAATACTTAAAATCTTGGCAAAGACACGGCCTTTTTCTTTGAATGACAGTGTATTACTGGAAGAGATTGAAGCATATAATCATGCAAA GTGTAATGCTGAGAGCGAGGAGGACAGAAGAGTCATTTCCCTTCAGCTCGACAGAGACCACCATGCTCTGTTTGTGGCATTCTCCAGCTGTGTCATCAGACTTCCTCTGAGTCGGTGCGAGCGTCACGGGTCATGTAAAAA gGCATGTATTGCTTCACGGGACCCCTACTGTGGCTGGCTAGACCAGGAGACCTGTGGACGGGTGACCCCAGGCATGCT GTTCTCTTTGTTTGTTTCATACAACCACAGCACTGGAGGATATGTGCAAGATGTGGAGTACGGCAACACTGCGCAGCTTGGGGACTGCCATG AAATTTTGCCTACTACAGCTACACCAGATTACAAAATATTTGGCGACCCAACATCtg ACATGGAGTTCTCCTCAGCTTCCATTACCACAATGGCAAGTATCCCAGTTATATCACCTAAAGTGATTGGTTCCTGGAAACCTAAAGTGACTGGCTCTCGGAAATTTGTAGTTCAAGATGACCCAAACACTTCTGATTATTCTGATCCATTATCAGGTGTCCCAAAGG GTGTGAGGTGGGAAGTACAATCAGGAGAGTCCAACCAAATGGTACATATGAATGTCCTAATCACTTGtgtctttgctgcttttgtccTGGGAGCCTTTATTGCGGGAGTGGCCGTTTACTGCTACCGGGATATATTTGTACGGAAATccagaaaaatccacaaagaTGCAGAATCAGCCCAGTCCTGTACTGACTCCAGTGGGAGCTTTGCTAAACTGAATGGGCTGTTTGACAGTCCTGTCAAGGAATATCAACAAAACATTGATTCACCCAAACTTTACACAAACCTGTTGACCAGCAGAAAGGAGCTGCCACCGACCGGTGACACCAAGTCCATGATGATGGACCACAGGGGACAACCTCCAGAATTAGCTGCACTTCCAACTCCTGAATCCACACCAGTTCTTCAGCAGAAGACTCTGCAGGCTATGAAAAGTCAGTCAGACAAAGCACACGGTAACCTCAGTGCTTCAAGGAAGGAAACTCCACTAAAAAGTCCTcagttttttccttccagccctcCGCCTCACTCTCCTCTGAGTCACGGACATATTCCGAGTGCTATCGTCCTTCCCAATGCCACCCACGACTACAATACATCTTTCTCAAATTCTAATGCACACAAGGCAGACAAAAAGATGCAACATATTGATCATCCACTTACAAAACCATCCAGCAAAAGAGACCACAGGAGATCTGTTGATTCCAGGAACACCCTGAATGATTTTCTGAAACACTTAAATGAAGCTACTAGTAACCCCAAAGCAATTATGGGAGATATTCAAGTGGCCCACCAGACTTTAATGCTGGATCCAATGGGAAATATGTCTGAGATCCCACCAAAGGTTCCTAACAGGGAGGCATCTTTATACTCTCCTCCCTCAACTCTTCCAAGGAACAGCCCCACAAAACGAGTGGACGTTCCCACCACTCCCGCAGTCCCAATGACCTCTTTGGAAAGGCAGAGAGGTTACCacaaaaattcttcacagaggCATTCGATATCTGCCCTTCCTAAAAACTTAAACTCACCAAATGGTGTTTTGTTATCCAGACAGCCCAGTGTTCCCCGGGGGGGGTACATGCCCCCCTCAGCAGGCACAAAGATGGACTACATGCAAGGGACGCCGGTCAGCGGTCACCTCCAGCCCTCCCTGTCCCGGCAAAGCAGCTACACGAGCAATGGCACCCTGCCTCGTACAGGAATAAAGAGGACACCCTCCTTAAAACCTGACGTGCCACCCAAACCCTCATTTGTTCCTCAGACAACTTCAGTCAGACCACTGAACAAATACAGTTACTAG
- the SEMA6D gene encoding semaphorin-6D isoform X9 translates to MRLPLLCASMMLMSLSQCQAVSFPEDEDPINVVDYHYSRQYPVFRGRPSGNESQHRLDFQLMLKIRDTLYIAGRDQVYTVNLNEVPKSEVTPSKRLTWRSRQQDRENCAMKGKHKDECHNFIKVFVPRNDEMVFVCGTNAFNPMCRYYRLNTLEYDGEEISGLARCPFDARQTNVALFADGKLYSATVADFLASDAVIYRSMGDGSALRTIKYDSKWIKEPHFLHAIEYGNYVYFFFREIAVEHNTLGKAVYSRVARICKNDMGGSQRVLEKHWTSFLKARLNCSVPGDSFFYFDVLQSITDIIEINGVPTVVGVFTTQLNSIPGSAVCAFSMDDIEKVFKGRFKEQKTPDSVWTAVPEDKVPKPRPGCCAKHGLAEAYKTSIDFPDETLSFIKSHPLMDSAVPSVIEEPWFTKTRVRYRLTAIAVDHAAGPYQNYTVIFVGSEAGIILKILAKTRPFSLNDSVLLEEIEAYNHAKCNAESEEDRRVISLQLDRDHHALFVAFSSCVIRLPLSRCERHGSCKKACIASRDPYCGWLDQETCGRVTPGMLTGGYVQDVEYGNTAQLGDCHGVRWEVQSGESNQMVHMNVLITCVFAAFVLGAFIAGVAVYCYRDIFVRKSRKIHKDAESAQSCTDSSGSFAKLNGLFDSPVKEYQQNIDSPKLYTNLLTSRKELPPTGDTKSMMMDHRGQPPELAALPTPESTPVLQQKTLQAMKSQSDKAHGNLSASRKETPLKSPQFFPSSPPPHSPLSHGHIPSAIVLPNATHDYNTSFSNSNAHKADKKMQHIDHPLTKPSSKRDHRRSVDSRNTLNDFLKHLNEATSNPKAIMGDIQVAHQTLMLDPMGNMSEIPPKVPNREASLYSPPSTLPRNSPTKRVDVPTTPAVPMTSLERQRGYHKNSSQRHSISALPKNLNSPNGVLLSRQPSVPRGGYMPPSAGTKMDYMQGTPVSGHLQPSLSRQSSYTSNGTLPRTGIKRTPSLKPDVPPKPSFVPQTTSVRPLNKYSY, encoded by the exons ATGAGGCTTCCTCTGCTTTGTGCCTCCATGATGCTGATGAGTCTGTCCCAGTGCCAAGCTGTCAGCTTCCCTGAAGATGAGGACCCCATTAATGTTGTTGACTACCACT ATTCAAGGCAATATCCAGTATTTAGAGGACGCCCTTCAGGCAATGAATCTCAGCACAGACTGGACTTCCAACTGATGCTGAAAATTCGAGACACACTTTATATTGCTGGCAG GGACCAAGTTTACACTGTAAACTTAAATGAAGTTCCAAAATCAGAAGTTACTCCAAGCAAG AGATTAACATGGAGGTcaaggcagcaggacagagagaACTGTGCTATGAAAGGCAAACATAAA GACGAATGCCATAATTTCATTAAAGTCTTTGTTCCAAGAAATGATGAGATGGTGTTTGTCTGTGGGACAAATGCATTTAACCCTATGTGCAGATACTATCGG ctGAATACCTTAGAGTATGATGGGGAGGAAATTAGTGGTTTGGCAAGATGCCCATTTGATGCCAGACAAACCAATGTCGCCCTCTTTGCTG ATGGAAAATTGTATTCGGCAACAGTAGCAGACTTCCTGGCAAGTGATGCTGTTATTTATCGCAGCATGGGGGATGGATCTGCCCTAAGAACAATAAAATATGATTCCAAATGGATAAAAG AACCACACTTCCTCCATGCCATAGAATACGGGAACTACGTTTATTTCTTCTTCCGAGAAATTGCTGTAGAGCACAACACTTTAGGCAAG GCTGTGTATTCCCGTGTGGCTCGGATATGCAAAAATGACATGGGGGGGTCCCAGAGAGTCCTGGAAAAACACTGGACATCGTTTCTGAAAGCTCGGCTCAACTGCTCAGTTCCTGGGGATTCATTCTTCTACTTTGATGTCCTGCAGTCTATTACAGACATTATAGAAATCAATGGAGTCCCCACAGTTGTCGGTGTATTCACCACACAGCTTAACAG CATCCCTGGTTCAGCAGTGTGTGCTTTCAGCATGGATGACATTGAGAAAGTCTTCAAAGGGAGatttaaagaacaaaagacTCCTGACTCTGTTTGGACAGCTGTACCCGAAGACAAAGTACCAAAGCCAAG ACCCGGCTGCTGTGCAAAACACGGCCTAGCAGAGGCTTACAAAACCTCCATTGATTTCCCAGACGAAACACTCTCCTTCATCAAATCTCATCCTTTGATGGACTCAGCTGTTCCCTCAGTCATTGAGGAGCCCTGGTTTACCAAAACACGTGTCAG ATACAGATTGACAGCAATCGCTGTAGACCACGCTGCTGGACCCTACCAGAACTACACAGTCATATTTGTTGGCTCTGAAGCAGGGATAATACTTAAAATCTTGGCAAAGACACGGCCTTTTTCTTTGAATGACAGTGTATTACTGGAAGAGATTGAAGCATATAATCATGCAAA GTGTAATGCTGAGAGCGAGGAGGACAGAAGAGTCATTTCCCTTCAGCTCGACAGAGACCACCATGCTCTGTTTGTGGCATTCTCCAGCTGTGTCATCAGACTTCCTCTGAGTCGGTGCGAGCGTCACGGGTCATGTAAAAA gGCATGTATTGCTTCACGGGACCCCTACTGTGGCTGGCTAGACCAGGAGACCTGTGGACGGGTGACCCCAGGCATGCT CACTGGAGGATATGTGCAAGATGTGGAGTACGGCAACACTGCGCAGCTTGGGGACTGCCATG GTGTGAGGTGGGAAGTACAATCAGGAGAGTCCAACCAAATGGTACATATGAATGTCCTAATCACTTGtgtctttgctgcttttgtccTGGGAGCCTTTATTGCGGGAGTGGCCGTTTACTGCTACCGGGATATATTTGTACGGAAATccagaaaaatccacaaagaTGCAGAATCAGCCCAGTCCTGTACTGACTCCAGTGGGAGCTTTGCTAAACTGAATGGGCTGTTTGACAGTCCTGTCAAGGAATATCAACAAAACATTGATTCACCCAAACTTTACACAAACCTGTTGACCAGCAGAAAGGAGCTGCCACCGACCGGTGACACCAAGTCCATGATGATGGACCACAGGGGACAACCTCCAGAATTAGCTGCACTTCCAACTCCTGAATCCACACCAGTTCTTCAGCAGAAGACTCTGCAGGCTATGAAAAGTCAGTCAGACAAAGCACACGGTAACCTCAGTGCTTCAAGGAAGGAAACTCCACTAAAAAGTCCTcagttttttccttccagccctcCGCCTCACTCTCCTCTGAGTCACGGACATATTCCGAGTGCTATCGTCCTTCCCAATGCCACCCACGACTACAATACATCTTTCTCAAATTCTAATGCACACAAGGCAGACAAAAAGATGCAACATATTGATCATCCACTTACAAAACCATCCAGCAAAAGAGACCACAGGAGATCTGTTGATTCCAGGAACACCCTGAATGATTTTCTGAAACACTTAAATGAAGCTACTAGTAACCCCAAAGCAATTATGGGAGATATTCAAGTGGCCCACCAGACTTTAATGCTGGATCCAATGGGAAATATGTCTGAGATCCCACCAAAGGTTCCTAACAGGGAGGCATCTTTATACTCTCCTCCCTCAACTCTTCCAAGGAACAGCCCCACAAAACGAGTGGACGTTCCCACCACTCCCGCAGTCCCAATGACCTCTTTGGAAAGGCAGAGAGGTTACCacaaaaattcttcacagaggCATTCGATATCTGCCCTTCCTAAAAACTTAAACTCACCAAATGGTGTTTTGTTATCCAGACAGCCCAGTGTTCCCCGGGGGGGGTACATGCCCCCCTCAGCAGGCACAAAGATGGACTACATGCAAGGGACGCCGGTCAGCGGTCACCTCCAGCCCTCCCTGTCCCGGCAAAGCAGCTACACGAGCAATGGCACCCTGCCTCGTACAGGAATAAAGAGGACACCCTCCTTAAAACCTGACGTGCCACCCAAACCCTCATTTGTTCCTCAGACAACTTCAGTCAGACCACTGAACAAATACAGTTACTAG